A stretch of Paenibacillus sp. URB8-2 DNA encodes these proteins:
- a CDS encoding flotillin family protein: protein MFGLPDYLLIPVVVIAVLIVLGLAFWARYKTVGPDKAMIVTGSFLGNNHISDDGSGRKIKIVRGGGAFILPVFQKAEFMSLLSHKLDVTTPEVYTEQGVPVIADGVAIIKVGSSVEDVATAAEQFMGKPIESLKAEAQEVLEGHLRAILGTMTVEEVYRNRDRFAQEVQGVAARDLKKMGLQIVSFTIKDVRDKHGYLEALGKPRIAAVKRDAEVAEAEALRDARIQKANAEEQGQKAELLRDTNIAEASRDNQLQIASFKRDQDTAKADADQAYHIQEARAKQTAVEEQMKVELVRKMREIDLQEKEIQIREKQYDAEVKKKAEADRYAVEQAAEADKARKMREADALQYSIETQARATAEQKRLEGQAVADAERAKGTADAEVIRLRGLAEAEAKEKLAEAFQKFGEAAVLDIIVKMLPELAGRIAEPLSSIDKLTVVDTGSGEGAARVSNYVTGLMATAPEMLKSVSGIDVEGLIKGLTKTGVRNKDEAPTAVPAQTSLAE from the coding sequence ATGTTTGGGTTGCCTGATTATTTATTAATTCCCGTAGTCGTTATCGCCGTTTTGATTGTTCTTGGCCTGGCTTTTTGGGCGCGTTACAAAACGGTGGGTCCCGATAAAGCAATGATCGTAACCGGTTCTTTTCTAGGCAACAACCATATCTCCGATGATGGCTCCGGCAGGAAAATCAAAATTGTGCGCGGCGGCGGAGCGTTTATTTTGCCGGTGTTTCAAAAGGCGGAATTTATGTCGCTGCTGTCCCACAAGCTCGATGTAACCACTCCGGAAGTTTATACCGAGCAAGGTGTTCCCGTAATCGCAGACGGCGTGGCCATCATCAAGGTGGGCAGTTCGGTGGAGGATGTCGCTACGGCCGCCGAGCAGTTCATGGGTAAGCCCATTGAATCGCTCAAGGCAGAGGCTCAGGAGGTGCTGGAAGGACATCTGCGAGCCATTCTGGGGACGATGACGGTTGAAGAAGTGTACCGCAACCGCGACCGGTTCGCCCAGGAGGTGCAGGGTGTGGCTGCGCGAGACCTTAAGAAAATGGGGCTGCAGATCGTTTCCTTCACCATCAAGGACGTGCGCGACAAGCACGGCTATCTGGAAGCGCTCGGGAAGCCGCGGATCGCCGCCGTCAAACGGGATGCGGAGGTCGCCGAAGCGGAAGCGCTGCGCGATGCAAGAATCCAGAAGGCCAACGCGGAGGAGCAGGGCCAGAAGGCCGAGCTGCTGCGCGACACGAATATTGCGGAGGCATCCCGCGACAATCAACTGCAGATCGCTTCGTTTAAGCGGGATCAGGATACGGCCAAAGCGGACGCCGACCAGGCCTACCATATCCAGGAGGCCCGCGCCAAGCAGACTGCGGTGGAGGAGCAGATGAAGGTAGAGCTGGTCCGCAAAATGCGGGAGATCGACCTTCAGGAGAAGGAAATCCAAATCCGCGAGAAGCAGTATGATGCGGAAGTGAAGAAGAAGGCCGAAGCGGACCGCTACGCGGTGGAGCAGGCGGCAGAAGCCGACAAGGCCCGGAAGATGAGGGAGGCCGACGCGCTGCAATACAGCATAGAGACGCAGGCAAGAGCGACTGCTGAGCAGAAGCGGCTGGAGGGGCAGGCCGTCGCTGACGCCGAGCGCGCCAAAGGTACGGCGGATGCCGAAGTTATCCGTCTGCGCGGCCTGGCCGAAGCGGAAGCGAAAGAGAAGCTGGCCGAGGCGTTCCAGAAGTTCGGCGAGGCCGCGGTGCTGGACATCATCGTGAAAATGCTGCCCGAGCTGGCCGGACGTATCGCTGAGCCGCTGTCCTCTATCGATAAACTGACAGTGGTTGATACAGGCAGTGGAGAGGGAGCCGCCCGGGTGAGCAATTATGTCACAGGACTGATGGCGACCGCGCCGGAAATGCTGAAGAGTGTCTCGGGTATTGATGTGGAAGGATTGATCAAGGGACTGACTAAGACCGGCGTCCGGAACAAGGATGAGGCGCCGACGGCTGTTCCGGCGCAAACTTCTCTAGCTGAATAA
- the glcT gene encoding glucose PTS transporter transcription antiterminator GlcT: MSSITVAKVLNNNVIIADHPQYAEVVVIGKGIGFNRKSRDQINLSAVEKMFILRNQQEQEQYKQLVPQVEEKLIETIQEIVLYIMQHSHKPVNEHIHIALTDHLSFAIRRYEQNVAFHNPFLYETKEIYPEEYAMAEYAIDKINKAMNVTMPVDEVGFVALHIHSALSNRHISELKQHSMLIGDLVSLVENSLEYHIPRDSLDYSRLVTHLRFVLERLRRGEAVRETSSLDGLMKREYPEMYALAWKLTKVMEQRVHLSVYPAEVSYLTVHLQRMAQKKEDEANINKPN, from the coding sequence GTGAGCAGCATTACTGTGGCCAAGGTGTTGAATAACAATGTTATCATTGCAGATCATCCCCAGTACGCGGAAGTTGTCGTGATTGGAAAAGGAATCGGTTTCAATCGCAAAAGCCGCGATCAGATCAACCTGTCCGCCGTAGAGAAAATGTTCATTCTCCGCAACCAGCAGGAGCAGGAACAATATAAGCAGCTTGTGCCACAGGTCGAAGAGAAGCTGATCGAAACGATTCAGGAAATCGTCCTGTATATCATGCAGCACAGCCACAAGCCGGTCAATGAACATATCCATATTGCGCTGACCGATCACTTGTCCTTCGCCATCCGGCGGTATGAGCAAAATGTTGCCTTTCATAATCCTTTTTTGTACGAGACCAAAGAGATTTACCCCGAGGAATATGCCATGGCCGAATACGCCATCGACAAAATAAACAAGGCAATGAACGTGACGATGCCCGTCGACGAGGTTGGCTTTGTCGCCTTGCACATTCACAGCGCGCTCAGCAACAGACATATTTCGGAGCTCAAGCAGCACTCCATGCTGATCGGAGATTTGGTAAGCCTTGTCGAGAACAGTCTCGAATATCATATTCCCAGGGATTCTTTGGATTACTCGAGATTGGTGACCCACCTTAGGTTCGTGCTGGAACGGCTGCGCCGCGGGGAGGCAGTCCGGGAAACGTCCTCGCTTGACGGCTTGATGAAACGCGAGTATCCGGAAATGTATGCGCTCGCTTGGAAGCTGACCAAGGTGATGGAGCAGCGGGTGCACTTATCTGTGTATCCGGCGGAAGTCAGTTATTTGACGGTCCATTTGCAGCGTATGGCACAGAAAAAAGAGGATGAGGCCAACATTAACAAGCCGAATTAG
- the ptsG gene encoding glucose-specific PTS transporter subunit IIBC, with product MFKKLFGVLQRVGKALMLPVAILPAAGLLLGIGNMLVNPDFLQYVPALENDTVQAIANVLMNSGQIVFSNLSLLFAVGVAIGLAGGEGVAGLAAIIGFLVMNVTMGTVLGINSYVLSKGDFAYSSVLGIPTLQTGVFGGILVGILASSMYKRYFKIELPSYLGFFAGKRFVPIMTAVTSLILGLALTVIWPPIQHGLNYLSENMINTNLTLSAFIFGLIERSLIPFGLHHIFYSPFWYEFGSYVDKAGDLVRGDQRIFMQQLRDGVPFTAGTFTTGKYPFMMFGLPAAALAIYHESKPENKKVVGSLMVSAALTSFLTGITEPLEFSFLFVAPLLFAVHVVFAGLSFMTMQILGVKIGMTFSGGFIDYTLFGIIPNRTEWWLVIPVGLVLAVIYYFGFRFVIRKFNLKTPGREDVVDDDADGASSNSAAVSTAGDDLPRNILSALGGQQNIVHLDACITRLRVEVKEKSNVDKNRLKKLGASGVLEVGNNVQAIFGTRSDTIKSQIQDVIAGRTPAAAPAVAPPEPEAEKQAGEEGQAIIPEDIVSPVNGELLDITEVPDAVFSQKMTGDGFAFLSSDGKIASPVYGKVFNVFPSKHAVGIMSDGGKEVLVHIGVNTVKLKGQGFTVLVEEGELVAAGQPIMEVDLEYVKAHAPSVISPVIFSNLPEGSSVTLKKPGKVSIGDKDIITIQ from the coding sequence ATGTTCAAAAAGCTTTTCGGCGTTTTACAAAGAGTTGGTAAAGCGCTAATGCTTCCGGTCGCCATTCTTCCGGCGGCAGGCTTGTTGCTCGGTATCGGCAACATGCTGGTCAACCCGGACTTCCTGCAGTACGTTCCGGCTTTGGAGAACGATACGGTTCAGGCCATCGCCAACGTATTGATGAACTCGGGTCAAATCGTGTTCAGCAACCTGTCGCTATTATTCGCTGTAGGTGTAGCCATCGGGCTCGCCGGAGGCGAGGGCGTTGCGGGTCTGGCGGCGATCATCGGTTTCCTCGTCATGAATGTGACAATGGGAACGGTGCTCGGAATTAACAGCTACGTGCTGAGTAAGGGAGATTTCGCCTACTCCAGCGTGCTCGGGATTCCAACGCTGCAAACCGGGGTGTTCGGCGGTATTCTCGTCGGTATACTTGCATCGTCCATGTACAAGCGCTACTTCAAAATCGAGCTTCCTTCCTATCTTGGCTTCTTCGCCGGCAAACGCTTTGTGCCGATTATGACAGCCGTTACTTCCCTGATTTTGGGCTTGGCTCTGACTGTGATCTGGCCTCCAATCCAGCACGGACTGAACTACTTATCCGAGAATATGATTAATACGAACCTGACGCTGTCGGCGTTCATCTTCGGCCTGATTGAACGCTCGCTGATTCCGTTCGGGCTGCATCATATCTTTTATTCACCGTTCTGGTACGAGTTCGGCAGTTATGTCGACAAGGCGGGCGATCTGGTCCGGGGCGACCAGCGAATCTTTATGCAGCAGCTGCGTGACGGCGTTCCGTTTACAGCCGGTACGTTTACAACCGGTAAATATCCGTTCATGATGTTCGGACTTCCGGCTGCTGCTCTGGCGATTTACCACGAGTCGAAACCCGAGAATAAAAAAGTGGTAGGGAGCTTGATGGTATCTGCGGCCTTGACCTCATTCCTTACGGGGATTACCGAGCCGCTGGAATTCTCGTTCCTGTTCGTCGCTCCGTTGCTGTTCGCCGTTCATGTCGTTTTCGCAGGTCTGTCCTTCATGACCATGCAGATTTTGGGCGTTAAAATCGGGATGACCTTCTCCGGCGGGTTCATTGACTACACGCTGTTCGGCATCATTCCGAACCGCACCGAGTGGTGGCTCGTAATTCCGGTCGGTCTCGTACTCGCCGTCATTTACTACTTCGGATTCCGTTTCGTTATCCGCAAGTTCAATCTGAAGACGCCGGGCCGGGAAGATGTTGTAGACGATGATGCCGACGGCGCATCTTCGAACTCGGCGGCGGTTTCCACCGCGGGCGACGATTTGCCCCGCAACATTCTTTCCGCTCTCGGCGGCCAGCAGAACATTGTTCACTTGGATGCCTGCATTACCCGGCTGCGGGTCGAAGTTAAAGAGAAATCGAATGTTGACAAGAACCGGTTGAAGAAGCTGGGCGCTTCGGGTGTCCTTGAAGTGGGCAACAACGTACAGGCCATTTTCGGCACCCGTTCCGATACAATCAAGTCGCAAATTCAGGACGTCATCGCAGGCAGAACTCCGGCGGCCGCTCCTGCAGTTGCCCCTCCTGAGCCTGAAGCCGAGAAGCAGGCGGGCGAAGAGGGTCAGGCGATTATTCCTGAAGATATCGTTTCGCCGGTAAACGGTGAACTGCTGGATATCACGGAGGTTCCGGACGCCGTGTTCTCGCAGAAGATGACGGGCGACGGATTCGCGTTTCTGTCCTCCGACGGCAAGATAGCTTCCCCGGTCTACGGTAAAGTGTTCAACGTATTCCCAAGCAAGCATGCGGTCGGCATTATGTCAGACGGCGGCAAAGAAGTGCTCGTCCATATCGGCGTCAACACAGTGAAGCTGAAAGGCCAAGGCTTTACCGTACTGGTGGAAGAAGGCGAACTTGTCGCAGCAGGCCAGCCGATCATGGAAGTCGACCTGGAATATGTGAAGGCACATGCGCCTTCGGTCATTTCGCCGGTCATTTTCTCGAATCTGCCGGAAGGCTCCTCGGTTACGCTGAAGAAGCCAGGCAAAGTGTCGATCGGCGACAAAGACATCATCACCATCCAGTAA
- a CDS encoding HPr family phosphocarrier protein, translating to MQKTFRIIDEDGIHARPATALVNTATKFKGTEAFAEAKGKKVTLKSILGVLSLGLEAGDSLTLITEGSEETEALSALQEVMIKEGLGELND from the coding sequence ATGCAAAAAACATTCAGAATCATCGATGAAGACGGAATTCACGCACGCCCGGCTACTGCCCTGGTAAACACTGCAACAAAGTTCAAAGGCACTGAGGCATTTGCGGAAGCCAAAGGCAAAAAAGTAACCTTGAAATCGATCCTCGGCGTACTGTCCCTGGGACTGGAAGCCGGCGACAGCCTGACGCTGATCACCGAAGGCAGTGAAGAAACCGAAGCTCTGAGCGCGCTTCAGGAAGTGATGATTAAAGAAGGGCTGGGAGAGCTGAATGACTAA